A section of the Kribbella sp. HUAS MG21 genome encodes:
- the pseI gene encoding pseudaminic acid synthase: MKSIEIGGVPVGPEHQPFVIAEMSGNHNGDLERALDIVRAVAETGAQALKLQTYTADTMTLDVDLPAFRLPAEHELWSEARLYDLYREAHTPWAWHEPIFELAASLGMVAFSSAFDPTAIDFLEKLNVPAYKVASNEIGDLPLVRGMAETGKPIIISTGSATLTDIDAAVRAARSTGNEQIIVLSCTASYPAPPEQSNLRGIPVLRDALGVQVGLSDHTMGIGAAVAAVALGATVIEKHVTLKRVDGGVDSAFSLEPWELELLVESTRVAQLSLGDPVIGPKQAEQNVLRFRRSLYVTQDVQAGDLITPDNVRSIRPAGGLAPDLFPQVAGRPFRTAAKAGTPLTWDLL, translated from the coding sequence ATGAAGTCGATCGAGATCGGTGGGGTGCCGGTCGGGCCGGAACACCAGCCGTTCGTCATCGCCGAGATGTCGGGGAACCACAACGGCGACCTGGAGCGGGCGCTGGACATCGTCCGGGCCGTGGCGGAGACCGGCGCGCAGGCGCTGAAGCTGCAGACCTACACCGCGGACACGATGACGCTCGACGTCGACCTGCCCGCCTTCCGGCTGCCGGCCGAGCACGAGCTGTGGAGCGAGGCGCGGCTCTACGACCTGTACCGGGAGGCGCACACACCGTGGGCCTGGCACGAGCCGATCTTCGAGCTGGCGGCGTCGCTCGGGATGGTCGCGTTCTCGTCCGCGTTCGACCCGACCGCGATCGACTTCCTGGAGAAGCTGAACGTTCCGGCGTACAAGGTCGCCTCGAACGAGATCGGTGACCTGCCGCTGGTCCGCGGGATGGCCGAGACCGGCAAGCCGATCATCATCTCCACCGGGTCCGCGACGCTGACCGACATCGACGCCGCGGTCCGGGCGGCGCGCTCGACCGGCAACGAGCAGATCATCGTGCTGTCCTGTACGGCGAGCTACCCGGCGCCGCCGGAGCAGTCGAACCTCCGCGGCATCCCGGTCCTCCGCGACGCCCTCGGCGTCCAGGTCGGCCTGTCGGACCACACGATGGGCATCGGCGCCGCCGTCGCCGCGGTCGCCCTCGGCGCGACCGTGATCGAGAAGCACGTGACACTGAAGCGCGTCGACGGCGGCGTCGACTCCGCCTTCTCCCTCGAACCGTGGGAGCTGGAGCTCCTCGTCGAGAGCACGCGCGTCGCCCAACTGTCCCTCGGCGACCCCGTTATCGGCCCCAAGCAGGCCGAGCAGAACGTGCTCCGCTTCCGCCGCTCCCTCTACGTCACCCAGGACGTCCAGGCCGGCGACCTCATCACCCCCGACAACGTCCGCTCCATCCGCCCCGCCGGCGGCCTGGCCCCGGACCTGTTCCCCCAGGTCGCGGGCCGCCCCTTCCGCACCGCCGCGAAGGCCGGCACCCCGCTCACCTGGGACCTGCTCTGA